The genomic window GCCGGAGACAACGTGGGATTGTTGTTGCGGGGGATAGACAAGGACTTTTTGCGTCGCGGTATGGTGGTGTCCAAGCCGGGATCGATCACGCCGCACACCCGTTTCAAGGCGGAGGTGTATGTGCTGAAGAAGGAGGAGGGTGGTCGCCACACGCCGTTTTTCAACGGTTATCGGCCCCAGTTTTATTTCCGGACCACGGATGTGACGGGCACGATCCGGCTGCCGGAGGGGGTGGAGATGGTGATGCCGGGGGACAATGTGAACATGGAAGTGGAATTGATCACCCCCATCGCCATGGATAAGGAATTGCGCTTCGCCATTCGCGAAGGTGGCCACACCGTAGGCGCCGGCGTCGTCACCCAGGTGGTGGCGTAACCACTTTACCAATCAGTTTAATTATGGCTGGTCAGAAAATACGCATCAAATTGAAGGCCTACGACCACATCCTCTTGGATAAATCCACCGAGAAGATTGTCCGGACGGCCAAGAATACCGGAGCTCTCGTCTCCGGTCCTATACCGCTTCCGACACAGCGGACCATCGTTACAGTGAACCGCTCGCCCCATGTGGATAAGAAGTCCCGCGAGCAGTTCCAGACCAAGGTCCACAAAAGGATTGTAGACATCCACAACTCCACCTCCAAGACAGTGGATGCCTTGATGAAGTTGGATCTACCAGCCGGGGTGGATATCGAGATACGGGCTTAGGTATGGTCTCACTGATTGGTATGAAATTGGGCATGACCCGTATTTTCGATGAATCGGGCCAGGATATTCCGGTCACGGTAATTCATGCTGGACCCTGTACCGTTTGCCAGGTAAAGACTAAGGAGAATGATGGTTACCAGGCGATCCAGCTGGCGTATGGAGAGCGAAAGGAAAACAAGGTCCCGCGGCCACTTATGGGACATTTCCGGAAGGCTGGCATTAAGCCGGCCCGGGTCTTAAGGGAATTCCGCACTTCCGAGGAATATAGGCCCGGAGATCAGATTACCGTAGAAATCTTCAATCCGGGAGACTTGATAAAAGTGACGGGTACCTCCAAGGGGAAGGGCTTTACAGGTAGAATGAAGCGCTACGGTTTCCATGGTGGCCGCGCTTCGCACGGGAAGAAAGATCAGCTGCGCGCCAGTGGCTCTATAGGTGCAAGCTCTGATCCTTCTCGGGTGTTTCCGGGACTTCGGATGGCAGGTCGCAGCGGTAATGCAGAGAGGACCGTGTCCAACTTAAAAGTGGTAAAGGTCTTGCCTGAAGCGAATCAGCTTTTTGTCAAAGGGTCGGTCCCCGGACCTCGGAACGGCACCGTGACCATTACGAAAGTGAGATGAGAGTCGACGTACATAAGCTGGATGGTTCCAGCGCGGGCAAGCAAGTGAACCTGAAAAATGAAGTTTTCGGGATCAAGCCCCACGAGCATGCCATGTACCTCGTGGTAAAGTCGGAGCTGGCCAATAGCCGTCAAGGTAGCGCCTCCACTAAAACCCGCAGTGAGGTGAGGGGTAGCGGAGTCAAGCTGTGGCGGCAGAAAGGCACGGGCCGGGCGCGAGTAGGTGATGCCCAAACCCCGATCCGGAGAGGAGGCGGGGTTGTCTTTGGCCCTAAACCGCGTTCCTTCCAGCTCAAGGTCAACCGCAAGGTCCGAACCCTGGCACGGAAATCGGTGCTCTCAATCATGCAGAAGGAAGGACGTATCATTGTTGTGGAGGCACTCGATTTAGAAGACCACAAAACCAGGCACATGGCGGCAGCTCTGAATGTTCTGGGGCTGAGAGGGAAACGGGTATTGGTGCTGGCGGGCAAGCCGACAGATCGGCTGTGGCTGGCTACCAGGAACCTGCCTGGCGTGCGGGTCAAATCAGCGGCGGATGTATCTGCCTATGACGCATGGTCAGCCGATTATCTCCTTATTGATGTGGATGGTGTCAAGAATTTAAGCGCTGCATTGAGCGGGTAGTATGTCGATTAAAAATAATATCCTCCTAAGACCTCTTCTGACGGAGAAGATGACGCGCCTTGAGGAAGAGCAGCGTAAATATGCCTTTGAGGTTCATCCAAAAGCGAACAAGCTGGAAATCAAAGCGGC from Candidatus Neomarinimicrobiota bacterium includes these protein-coding regions:
- the rpsJ gene encoding 30S ribosomal protein S10 — translated: MAGQKIRIKLKAYDHILLDKSTEKIVRTAKNTGALVSGPIPLPTQRTIVTVNRSPHVDKKSREQFQTKVHKRIVDIHNSTSKTVDALMKLDLPAGVDIEIRA
- the rplC gene encoding 50S ribosomal protein L3 codes for the protein MVSLIGMKLGMTRIFDESGQDIPVTVIHAGPCTVCQVKTKENDGYQAIQLAYGERKENKVPRPLMGHFRKAGIKPARVLREFRTSEEYRPGDQITVEIFNPGDLIKVTGTSKGKGFTGRMKRYGFHGGRASHGKKDQLRASGSIGASSDPSRVFPGLRMAGRSGNAERTVSNLKVVKVLPEANQLFVKGSVPGPRNGTVTITKVR
- the rplD gene encoding 50S ribosomal protein L4 — protein: MRVDVHKLDGSSAGKQVNLKNEVFGIKPHEHAMYLVVKSELANSRQGSASTKTRSEVRGSGVKLWRQKGTGRARVGDAQTPIRRGGGVVFGPKPRSFQLKVNRKVRTLARKSVLSIMQKEGRIIVVEALDLEDHKTRHMAAALNVLGLRGKRVLVLAGKPTDRLWLATRNLPGVRVKSAADVSAYDAWSADYLLIDVDGVKNLSAALSG